A single window of Arthrobacter crystallopoietes DNA harbors:
- a CDS encoding PDDEXK nuclease domain-containing protein has protein sequence MSRIEPELPSSYAGTLASLKELVASAQSRAQQAASSAMIEMYWGIGATLLQRQAQEPWGSKVLQRLATDLKATFPHMRGFSRSNLFYMRSFAAAWDLSEPAVRGRVGALPWGHIIELLKLKDPEVRDWYAEKALEHNWKLEVLEHQIATALHRRIGAAPNNLEARLPSEGAELARNVAKDPLVLDFLGLTTEAEELAIEEAMTQRMSQTLAEFGRGFAFYGRQFHLDVEGDDFYIDLLLVHVPTNRFVVVELKSGKFRPEHLGQLNFYVAAVNDMVRFPGMAPTVGILVCGSKHDPTVRYALDGSSQPIAVTSYTYDTLPAEERAALPSPAAITAALEQGTVGQPGEPDGQGTGS, from the coding sequence GTGTCCAGAATCGAGCCAGAACTACCCAGCAGCTATGCCGGCACCCTCGCTTCCCTGAAGGAACTTGTCGCCTCCGCCCAGTCGCGGGCTCAACAGGCAGCGAGCAGTGCAATGATCGAAATGTACTGGGGAATTGGTGCGACCCTCCTGCAGCGTCAGGCACAGGAACCGTGGGGGAGTAAAGTGCTGCAGCGTCTGGCAACAGACCTCAAGGCAACCTTTCCGCATATGCGCGGCTTTTCCCGCTCCAACTTGTTCTATATGCGCTCCTTCGCAGCCGCCTGGGACCTGTCGGAGCCGGCCGTTCGCGGTCGCGTTGGCGCCCTGCCATGGGGACACATCATTGAATTGCTGAAGCTGAAGGACCCTGAGGTCCGCGACTGGTATGCGGAAAAAGCGCTTGAACATAATTGGAAGCTTGAGGTCCTGGAGCACCAGATAGCCACTGCACTCCACCGACGGATCGGGGCCGCTCCAAACAACCTGGAGGCACGCCTTCCGTCCGAAGGTGCTGAACTTGCCCGCAATGTCGCCAAAGATCCCCTGGTTCTCGATTTCCTCGGCCTGACCACGGAGGCAGAGGAACTCGCCATCGAGGAGGCCATGACGCAGCGCATGTCGCAAACGCTGGCAGAGTTCGGGCGGGGTTTCGCCTTTTACGGACGACAGTTTCACCTCGATGTGGAAGGAGACGACTTCTATATCGACCTGCTCCTGGTGCACGTTCCGACCAACCGGTTCGTGGTCGTGGAACTTAAGTCCGGGAAGTTTAGGCCCGAACACCTGGGGCAGCTCAATTTCTACGTGGCCGCCGTCAACGACATGGTTAGGTTCCCGGGGATGGCGCCGACTGTAGGGATCCTCGTCTGCGGCTCCAAGCATGACCCCACTGTTCGATATGCACTCGACGGCTCATCCCAGCCCATCGCCGTGACCTCCTACACCTACGACACCCTTCCGGCTGAGGAACGTGCCGCCCTCCCTTCTCCGGCAGCCATCACCGCGGCCCTCGAACAGGGAACTGTCGGACAACCCGGGGAGCCAGACGGACAGGGGACCGGGTCCTAG
- a CDS encoding tyrosine-type recombinase/integrase has product MLVDPAVGLFRADERVFTAMLDGWRAQMLARGLTTQTIKQRCQLLARFQEFTGEFPWQWRAVDIDEFLAGLRSGEQPISLKTLRSYSNAVGMFCAYLTHPGYGWGEFCERTFGDIPSQICFEWNTPRHTTDDAVPAQRRAFTKVELQRLFDHVDDLVDREYAAGSKRWLPLFRDSVAFKVCYAYGLRRREMTMLDLEDFGPNPHVNEYGRFGAVQVRFAKGTAGSGPRRRTVLTVPEFDWVVDQLRTWTGGMRARFPTADRSSALWPSERGARMSLGSFGDAFAAARDAVGLPKELGLHCLRHSYVTHLIEAGYDPAFVQTQVGHSYASTTGLYTSVSSDFKQKTVQQMIARRITTLEDPDA; this is encoded by the coding sequence ATGCTGGTGGATCCGGCTGTCGGGCTGTTCAGGGCCGACGAGCGTGTTTTCACCGCCATGCTGGATGGCTGGCGGGCGCAGATGCTGGCCCGTGGGCTCACGACGCAGACCATCAAGCAGCGCTGCCAGCTGCTGGCGCGGTTCCAGGAATTCACCGGTGAGTTTCCGTGGCAATGGCGTGCGGTGGACATAGATGAGTTCCTGGCCGGACTGCGTTCCGGTGAGCAGCCGATCAGCCTCAAGACGCTGCGCTCGTACAGCAATGCCGTGGGGATGTTCTGCGCCTACCTGACGCATCCTGGCTATGGATGGGGTGAGTTCTGCGAACGCACTTTTGGTGATATCCCGAGCCAGATCTGCTTTGAATGGAACACGCCCAGGCACACGACCGATGACGCCGTGCCGGCGCAGCGGCGGGCATTCACCAAGGTTGAGCTGCAACGGCTTTTCGATCACGTTGACGATCTCGTCGACCGTGAGTACGCGGCCGGCAGCAAGCGTTGGCTGCCGCTGTTCCGTGATTCGGTGGCGTTCAAAGTCTGTTATGCCTATGGGCTTCGCCGGCGTGAGATGACGATGCTGGATCTGGAGGACTTCGGCCCCAATCCCCACGTGAATGAGTATGGCCGCTTCGGTGCCGTCCAGGTGAGGTTTGCCAAAGGCACGGCAGGTTCCGGGCCCAGGCGGCGGACTGTTCTGACCGTGCCGGAGTTCGACTGGGTCGTGGATCAGCTGCGTACCTGGACCGGCGGGATGCGGGCGCGGTTCCCAACAGCTGACCGGTCCTCGGCGCTCTGGCCAAGCGAGCGGGGCGCCCGGATGTCACTTGGCAGCTTCGGCGATGCCTTCGCAGCAGCTCGCGACGCCGTTGGGTTGCCCAAGGAACTGGGGCTGCACTGCCTCAGACACTCCTACGTGACCCACCTGATCGAAGCCGGCTACGACCCGGCCTTCGTGCAGACGCAGGTCGGCCACTCGTACGCCTCGACCACCGGCCTCTACACATCGGTATCGTCGGACTTCAAGCAGAAAACCGTGCAACAGATGATCGCACGCCGCATCACCACCTTGGAGGACCCAGATGCCTGA